Proteins encoded within one genomic window of Oncorhynchus masou masou isolate Uvic2021 chromosome 1, UVic_Omas_1.1, whole genome shotgun sequence:
- the LOC135550571 gene encoding serine/threonine-protein kinase 33-like isoform X1, protein MTAADVCGAGMKMASQWNTARVSSAERKVPHTRMEDEADLQQIYSFGRKLGQGSFGVVCEATHNETRKKWAIKKVNKEKAGSSGVKLLEREVSILKRVNHTHIIHLEEVFETQKRMYLVTELCEGGELKELLQKNTRFTEEETRHIINSLAEAIVYLHKKDIVHRDLKLENILVKSYHGVDNDMINIKVTDFGLSVKKGGVGSENMLKATCGTPIYMAPEVINAHEYSQQCDVWSIGVIMYMLLCGEPPFIATSEERLFEMIKKGELHFVGPIWDSISDAAKKVLSCLLKVDPAHRITANELLDNPWITGDTNTLATPTNVLEMMRLFRDDPEEAEREEESEVVSDVLNELSLSCSQDRLTLEPRATLEGGAGSEHTVTLEPRVRPENRAGMEDGARLEDQVRPEPRVASACRNIAEFSYEGDTDSSSSKPTTPTKQRQKKKKVASSSSNGLKTNSSAMKVCNSLSPPTSQVANSPGSRVQIVSAHRTRVRPTQPLPQWGQLPNQRPVQGRQRPTNPSTHPLALGLGAAPHDHLSAAGIRRARHQQQSPHSHGRGVPKERTPVRGVPLGVAGLLDT, encoded by the exons ATGACAGCAGCAGATGTTTGTGGAGCTGGCATGAAAATGGCTTCTCAGTGGAACACTGCCCGTGTGAGCAGTGCAGAGAGGAAGGTGCCCCACACCCGTATGGAGGATGAGGCTGACCTCCAG CAAATATACTCATTTGGGAGGAAATTAGGTCAAGGTAGCTTTGGTGTCGTCTGTGAAGCCACCCACAACGAGACAAGGAAGAAATGGGCTATTAAGAAGGTGAACAAAGAGAAG GCTGGAAGTTCAGGTGTCAAACTGTTGGAACGGGAAGTGAGCATCCTGAAACGTGTGAACCATACACACATAATACATCTGGAGGAAGTCTTTGAAACACAAAAG AGGATGTATCTGGTTACTGAGCTGTGTGAgggaggggagctgaaggagctcCTTCAGAAGAACACACGCTTCACAGAGGAGGAGACCAGGCACATCATCAACAGCCTGGCTGAGGCCATCGTCTACCTGCATAAGAAGG ACATAGTTCACCGGGACCTGAAACTGGAGAACATTCTAGTGAAGAGCTACCATGGTGTTGATAATGACATGATCAATATCAAG gtgACAGACTTTGGGTTGTCAGTGAAGAAGGGGGGTGTTGGCAGTGAGAACATGCTGAAAGCCACCTGTGGGACTCCTATCTACATGG CTCCTGAGGTGATCAATGCTCATGAGTACAGTCAGCAGTGTGATGTGTGGAGTATTGGGGTCATCATGTACATGCT gctgtgtgGGGAACCTCCATTCATCGCCACCTCTGAGGAAAGACTCTTTGAGATGATCAAGAAGGGAGAACTCCACTTTGTCGGACCCATCTGGGACTCTATCAGTGATGCAG CCAAAAAAGTGTTGAGTTGCCTCCTGAAAGTTGATCCCGCCCATCGCATCACAGCCAATGAGCTGCTGGATAACCCCTGGATCACG GGTGACACCAACACTTTGGCCACACCCACCAACGTGCTGGAGATGATGCGTCTGTTCCGGGATGACCCggaggaggcggagagagaggaggagagcgaggtGGTCAGTGACGTGCTGAACGAGCTCTCTCTCAGCTGCTCCCAGGACCGCCTGACCCTGGAGCCCAGGGCAACGCTGGAGGGCGGGGCAGGATCAGAGCATACAGTAACACTGGAACCTAGGGTTAGGCCTGAGAACAGGGCAGGGATGGAGGATGGGGCCAGGCTGGAGGACCAGGTAAGGCCGGAGCCCAGGGTGGCCTCAGCATGCAGGAACATTGCTGAGTTCAGCTatgagggagacacagacagtagcagcagcaaacCCACCACCCCCACCAAACAG agacagaagaagaagaaggttgCTTCCTCATCGTCCAATGGACTGAAAACCAACAGCTCTGCTATGAAGGTCTGCAACTCACTCAGTCCCCCCACTTCACAG GTGGCAAACTCTCCAGGCAGTCGAGTGCAAATCGTCTCAGCCCACAGGACAAGAGTGAGACCCACCCAACCTCTTCCCCAGTGGGGCCAGCTCCCAAACCAGCGGCCGGTCCAGGGCAGGCAGAGGCCCACAAACCCCTCCACACACCCTCTGGCTCTAGGCCTGGGAGCCGCTCCCCACGACCACCTCTCTGCAGCAGGCATAAGAAGAGCTAGGCACCAGCAGCAGAGTCCCCATTCCCACGGGCGCGGCGTGCCAAAGGAGAGGACCCCAGTCAGAGGTGTACCCTTGGGGGTGGCAGGCCTGCTAGACACATGA
- the LOC135550571 gene encoding serine/threonine-protein kinase 33-like isoform X2 — MTAADVCGAGMKMASQWNTARVSSAERKVPHTRMEDEADLQQIYSFGRKLGQGSFGVVCEATHNETRKKWAIKKVNKEKAGSSGVKLLEREVSILKRVNHTHIIHLEEVFETQKRMYLVTELCEGGELKELLQKNTRFTEEETRHIINSLAEAIVYLHKKDIVHRDLKLENILVKSYHGVDNDMINIKVTDFGLSVKKGGVGSENMLKATCGTPIYMAPEVINAHEYSQQCDVWSIGVIMYMLLCGEPPFIATSEERLFEMIKKGELHFVGPIWDSISDAAKKVLSCLLKVDPAHRITANELLDNPWITGDTNTLATPTNVLEMMRLFRDDPEEAEREEESEVVSDVLNELSLSCSQDRLTLEPRATLEGGAGSEHTVTLEPRVRPENRAGMEDGARLEDQVRPEPRVASACRNIAEFSYEGDTDSSSSKPTTPTKQRQKKKKVASSSSNGLKTNSSAMKVCNSLSPPTSQSHTGGKLSRQSSANRLSPQDKSETHPTSSPVGPAPKPAAGPGQAEAHKPLHTPSGSRPGSRSPRPPLCSRHKKS; from the exons ATGACAGCAGCAGATGTTTGTGGAGCTGGCATGAAAATGGCTTCTCAGTGGAACACTGCCCGTGTGAGCAGTGCAGAGAGGAAGGTGCCCCACACCCGTATGGAGGATGAGGCTGACCTCCAG CAAATATACTCATTTGGGAGGAAATTAGGTCAAGGTAGCTTTGGTGTCGTCTGTGAAGCCACCCACAACGAGACAAGGAAGAAATGGGCTATTAAGAAGGTGAACAAAGAGAAG GCTGGAAGTTCAGGTGTCAAACTGTTGGAACGGGAAGTGAGCATCCTGAAACGTGTGAACCATACACACATAATACATCTGGAGGAAGTCTTTGAAACACAAAAG AGGATGTATCTGGTTACTGAGCTGTGTGAgggaggggagctgaaggagctcCTTCAGAAGAACACACGCTTCACAGAGGAGGAGACCAGGCACATCATCAACAGCCTGGCTGAGGCCATCGTCTACCTGCATAAGAAGG ACATAGTTCACCGGGACCTGAAACTGGAGAACATTCTAGTGAAGAGCTACCATGGTGTTGATAATGACATGATCAATATCAAG gtgACAGACTTTGGGTTGTCAGTGAAGAAGGGGGGTGTTGGCAGTGAGAACATGCTGAAAGCCACCTGTGGGACTCCTATCTACATGG CTCCTGAGGTGATCAATGCTCATGAGTACAGTCAGCAGTGTGATGTGTGGAGTATTGGGGTCATCATGTACATGCT gctgtgtgGGGAACCTCCATTCATCGCCACCTCTGAGGAAAGACTCTTTGAGATGATCAAGAAGGGAGAACTCCACTTTGTCGGACCCATCTGGGACTCTATCAGTGATGCAG CCAAAAAAGTGTTGAGTTGCCTCCTGAAAGTTGATCCCGCCCATCGCATCACAGCCAATGAGCTGCTGGATAACCCCTGGATCACG GGTGACACCAACACTTTGGCCACACCCACCAACGTGCTGGAGATGATGCGTCTGTTCCGGGATGACCCggaggaggcggagagagaggaggagagcgaggtGGTCAGTGACGTGCTGAACGAGCTCTCTCTCAGCTGCTCCCAGGACCGCCTGACCCTGGAGCCCAGGGCAACGCTGGAGGGCGGGGCAGGATCAGAGCATACAGTAACACTGGAACCTAGGGTTAGGCCTGAGAACAGGGCAGGGATGGAGGATGGGGCCAGGCTGGAGGACCAGGTAAGGCCGGAGCCCAGGGTGGCCTCAGCATGCAGGAACATTGCTGAGTTCAGCTatgagggagacacagacagtagcagcagcaaacCCACCACCCCCACCAAACAG agacagaagaagaagaaggttgCTTCCTCATCGTCCAATGGACTGAAAACCAACAGCTCTGCTATGAAGGTCTGCAACTCACTCAGTCCCCCCACTTCACAG TCCCATACAGGTGGCAAACTCTCCAGGCAGTCGAGTGCAAATCGTCTCAGCCCACAGGACAAGAGTGAGACCCACCCAACCTCTTCCCCAGTGGGGCCAGCTCCCAAACCAGCGGCCGGTCCAGGGCAGGCAGAGGCCCACAAACCCCTCCACACACCCTCTGGCTCTAGGCCTGGGAGCCGCTCCCCACGACCACCTCTCTGCAGCAGGCATAAGAAGAGCTAG
- the LOC135550571 gene encoding serine/threonine-protein kinase 33-like isoform X3, which produces MTAADVCGAGMKMASQWNTARVSSAERKVPHTRMEDEADLQAGSSGVKLLEREVSILKRVNHTHIIHLEEVFETQKRMYLVTELCEGGELKELLQKNTRFTEEETRHIINSLAEAIVYLHKKDIVHRDLKLENILVKSYHGVDNDMINIKVTDFGLSVKKGGVGSENMLKATCGTPIYMAPEVINAHEYSQQCDVWSIGVIMYMLLCGEPPFIATSEERLFEMIKKGELHFVGPIWDSISDAAKKVLSCLLKVDPAHRITANELLDNPWITGDTNTLATPTNVLEMMRLFRDDPEEAEREEESEVVSDVLNELSLSCSQDRLTLEPRATLEGGAGSEHTVTLEPRVRPENRAGMEDGARLEDQVRPEPRVASACRNIAEFSYEGDTDSSSSKPTTPTKQRQKKKKVASSSSNGLKTNSSAMKVCNSLSPPTSQVANSPGSRVQIVSAHRTRVRPTQPLPQWGQLPNQRPVQGRQRPTNPSTHPLALGLGAAPHDHLSAAGIRRARHQQQSPHSHGRGVPKERTPVRGVPLGVAGLLDT; this is translated from the exons ATGACAGCAGCAGATGTTTGTGGAGCTGGCATGAAAATGGCTTCTCAGTGGAACACTGCCCGTGTGAGCAGTGCAGAGAGGAAGGTGCCCCACACCCGTATGGAGGATGAGGCTGACCTCCAG GCTGGAAGTTCAGGTGTCAAACTGTTGGAACGGGAAGTGAGCATCCTGAAACGTGTGAACCATACACACATAATACATCTGGAGGAAGTCTTTGAAACACAAAAG AGGATGTATCTGGTTACTGAGCTGTGTGAgggaggggagctgaaggagctcCTTCAGAAGAACACACGCTTCACAGAGGAGGAGACCAGGCACATCATCAACAGCCTGGCTGAGGCCATCGTCTACCTGCATAAGAAGG ACATAGTTCACCGGGACCTGAAACTGGAGAACATTCTAGTGAAGAGCTACCATGGTGTTGATAATGACATGATCAATATCAAG gtgACAGACTTTGGGTTGTCAGTGAAGAAGGGGGGTGTTGGCAGTGAGAACATGCTGAAAGCCACCTGTGGGACTCCTATCTACATGG CTCCTGAGGTGATCAATGCTCATGAGTACAGTCAGCAGTGTGATGTGTGGAGTATTGGGGTCATCATGTACATGCT gctgtgtgGGGAACCTCCATTCATCGCCACCTCTGAGGAAAGACTCTTTGAGATGATCAAGAAGGGAGAACTCCACTTTGTCGGACCCATCTGGGACTCTATCAGTGATGCAG CCAAAAAAGTGTTGAGTTGCCTCCTGAAAGTTGATCCCGCCCATCGCATCACAGCCAATGAGCTGCTGGATAACCCCTGGATCACG GGTGACACCAACACTTTGGCCACACCCACCAACGTGCTGGAGATGATGCGTCTGTTCCGGGATGACCCggaggaggcggagagagaggaggagagcgaggtGGTCAGTGACGTGCTGAACGAGCTCTCTCTCAGCTGCTCCCAGGACCGCCTGACCCTGGAGCCCAGGGCAACGCTGGAGGGCGGGGCAGGATCAGAGCATACAGTAACACTGGAACCTAGGGTTAGGCCTGAGAACAGGGCAGGGATGGAGGATGGGGCCAGGCTGGAGGACCAGGTAAGGCCGGAGCCCAGGGTGGCCTCAGCATGCAGGAACATTGCTGAGTTCAGCTatgagggagacacagacagtagcagcagcaaacCCACCACCCCCACCAAACAG agacagaagaagaagaaggttgCTTCCTCATCGTCCAATGGACTGAAAACCAACAGCTCTGCTATGAAGGTCTGCAACTCACTCAGTCCCCCCACTTCACAG GTGGCAAACTCTCCAGGCAGTCGAGTGCAAATCGTCTCAGCCCACAGGACAAGAGTGAGACCCACCCAACCTCTTCCCCAGTGGGGCCAGCTCCCAAACCAGCGGCCGGTCCAGGGCAGGCAGAGGCCCACAAACCCCTCCACACACCCTCTGGCTCTAGGCCTGGGAGCCGCTCCCCACGACCACCTCTCTGCAGCAGGCATAAGAAGAGCTAGGCACCAGCAGCAGAGTCCCCATTCCCACGGGCGCGGCGTGCCAAAGGAGAGGACCCCAGTCAGAGGTGTACCCTTGGGGGTGGCAGGCCTGCTAGACACATGA